The Chryseobacterium indicum genome includes a window with the following:
- a CDS encoding arsenate reductase ArsC — protein MTYRKKILVLCTGNSCRSQIAEGYLRYFANNKADIYSAGVETHGVNPKAVATMQEDNIDISKHTSNNIKEYSDIEFDFVITVCDNAKERCPYFPSKAKKFHQNFPDPAKVTGKEEEIKEEFRKVRQQIKDYCQQFVADNL, from the coding sequence ATGACATATAGAAAGAAAATTCTGGTGCTTTGCACGGGCAATAGCTGCAGAAGCCAAATTGCAGAAGGATATCTGAGGTATTTTGCAAATAATAAAGCAGATATTTACAGTGCAGGGGTTGAAACACACGGGGTGAACCCCAAAGCCGTTGCCACAATGCAGGAAGATAACATTGATATTTCAAAACACACTTCAAATAATATTAAAGAATATTCCGACATTGAGTTTGATTTTGTAATTACAGTTTGTGACAACGCAAAAGAACGTTGTCCCTATTTTCCGAGCAAGGCAAAAAAATTTCATCAAAACTTTCCAGATCCTGCAAAGGTTACCGGAAAAGAAGAAGAGATTAAAGAGGAGTTTAGAAAAGTAAGACAACAAATAAAAGACTATTGCCAACAGTTTGTCGCAGATAATTTATAG
- a CDS encoding DUF6428 family protein, with protein sequence MKLSQVKALLPTLDNVTFKLENGTFVPEHFHVTEIGMVTKNFIDCGGTIRQEKMVNFQLWNANDLEHRLKPIKLLNIIELSEKQLNIEDTEIEVEYQSNTIGKYGLAFDGVNFILQNKTTACLANDKCGIPQEKQKVNLSDLTTQSACCTVSSENVKNNCGCNANVDETVSSDKNACC encoded by the coding sequence ATGAAATTATCACAAGTAAAAGCACTTTTGCCTACATTAGACAATGTTACGTTTAAATTGGAAAACGGAACTTTCGTTCCTGAACATTTTCACGTTACCGAAATCGGAATGGTTACTAAAAACTTCATCGATTGCGGCGGAACAATACGCCAAGAAAAAATGGTAAACTTTCAGTTGTGGAATGCAAACGACCTCGAACATCGTTTGAAACCCATAAAGCTTTTAAACATCATCGAGCTTTCGGAAAAGCAATTGAACATTGAGGATACTGAAATTGAAGTTGAATATCAAAGCAATACAATCGGAAAATACGGGCTGGCTTTTGACGGGGTAAATTTTATTTTGCAAAACAAAACAACGGCTTGTCTGGCAAATGACAAATGCGGAATTCCGCAGGAAAAACAAAAAGTAAATTTATCTGATCTCACAACGCAATCGGCTTGCTGTACCGTTTCATCGGAAAACGTTAAAAATAATTGCGGCTGTAACGCCAATGTTGATGAAACTGTAAGTTCCGACAAAAATGCTTGCTGCTGA
- a CDS encoding ArsR/SmtB family transcription factor, translating into MGATKTDHFTDQQNTVATLLKALGHPARVAIIEYLMKVDTCICGDIVNELPLAQPTVSQHLKELKNAGLIKGSIEGNSICYCIEEEAIEKLQNYFANISIKLSNKKNNCC; encoded by the coding sequence ATGGGAGCAACTAAAACAGACCATTTTACAGACCAACAAAATACGGTTGCAACACTTTTAAAAGCGTTGGGGCATCCTGCAAGGGTGGCAATTATAGAATATTTAATGAAAGTTGATACTTGTATTTGTGGTGATATTGTAAACGAACTGCCACTTGCACAGCCTACTGTTTCACAACACCTGAAAGAACTCAAAAATGCAGGGCTGATAAAAGGTAGCATTGAGGGAAATTCAATCTGTTATTGCATTGAAGAAGAAGCTATCGAGAAGCTGCAAAATTATTTCGCCAACATTTCAATAAAACTTTCTAACAAGAAAAACAACTGCTGTTGA
- a CDS encoding SymE family type I addiction module toxin, producing the protein MNSRKLKIHSRFQKSSNQLIIVPEIRLRGKWLDELGFGKGKTIHIQQKKKKLTITVAN; encoded by the coding sequence ATGAATTCAAGAAAACTTAAAATCCATTCAAGATTTCAGAAAAGCAGCAATCAACTTATTATCGTTCCGGAAATCCGCCTCAGAGGAAAATGGCTTGATGAACTGGGTTTCGGAAAAGGAAAAACTATACACATCCAGCAAAAGAAAAAGAAGCTCACCATTACTGTTGCGAACTAG
- a CDS encoding helix-turn-helix domain-containing protein, translating into MDVLQDEILKKFGEHVKNLRLKSGLTQDDVVLNSSKITKATISDIENGKRNFAFTTLIDLAKGLNVPPKDLLDINFD; encoded by the coding sequence ATGGACGTTTTACAAGATGAAATACTAAAAAAATTTGGAGAACACGTTAAAAATTTAAGGCTCAAATCTGGGCTTACGCAAGATGATGTTGTTCTTAACAGCTCCAAAATTACTAAAGCTACAATAAGTGATATAGAAAATGGAAAAAGAAACTTTGCATTTACTACATTAATTGATTTGGCGAAAGGTCTGAATGTACCGCCTAAAGATTTATTAGATATTAATTTTGATTAA
- a CDS encoding helix-turn-helix domain-containing protein produces MKEIREQRGISQTSLSLAIGKSTSYISDIEAHSKTAKYNIKSLNLISKALGCSPKDFWPEQPILEDKYEFVREIEIKRKS; encoded by the coding sequence GTGAAAGAAATAAGAGAACAACGAGGGATTAGTCAAACTTCTCTTTCTTTGGCTATCGGCAAGAGTACGAGCTATATTTCAGACATTGAAGCACATTCCAAAACCGCTAAATATAATATTAAAAGTTTAAACTTAATATCAAAAGCTTTGGGTTGCTCTCCCAAAGACTTTTGGCCTGAACAGCCAATTTTAGAGGATAAATATGAGTTTGTAAGAGAAATCGAAATAAAGAGAAAATCTTAA
- a CDS encoding helix-turn-helix domain-containing protein, which produces MKSFSEHLKEIRKEKYNSMDAVAENSVFDSSNYNKFENGKGNPTIETILKMASAFKIPPKELFDFDFDIEKYKIDE; this is translated from the coding sequence ATGAAGAGTTTTTCTGAACATCTCAAGGAGATTAGGAAGGAGAAATACAATTCTATGGACGCTGTTGCTGAAAATTCCGTTTTCGATTCCAGTAATTATAATAAGTTTGAAAACGGTAAAGGAAATCCAACCATTGAAACTATTCTTAAAATGGCTTCAGCCTTTAAAATTCCGCCAAAAGAATTATTCGATTTTGACTTTGATATAGAAAAATATAAAATTGATGAATAA
- a CDS encoding helix-turn-helix domain-containing protein, with protein sequence MDRIEFRIAFGKRIEKFRKKLGLSYRELAQKCDVDHSNISKIEKGEVDVRISTIQELAKGLEVHPQELFDFEVG encoded by the coding sequence ATGGATAGAATTGAATTTCGGATAGCTTTTGGGAAAAGAATTGAAAAATTTAGAAAAAAATTGGGATTAAGCTATCGGGAATTAGCTCAAAAATGCGATGTCGACCATAGTAATATCAGCAAAATTGAAAAAGGAGAAGTTGATGTTAGAATTTCTACCATACAGGAATTAGCGAAAGGCTTAGAAGTACATCCGCAAGAATTGTTTGATTTTGAAGTAGGGTAG
- a CDS encoding S41 family peptidase, with amino-acid sequence MNLKLLLPLLFFIINSVFAQNTKTENLLFDKTLKKDSILVEFSELYNLTNTIHPGQFMFCTKNEFNKTYLSLKKSIKTDLSIIEYYKLTATLMAKIKDGHTAVDRAQIISLLKERLVFPFSIYKINDNYYLGKTTDTNKDFIGLQVLKINGKEIKSVVKEIEKFIHLEGRNETGLNTRFKNFPFYYFVLNQTNQFEIEYLDQNNHKKKQKFNGITFETHTQNISEKIEPLTTEFRTNNLAILKFHSFENGYNEKDRKIAEKQLDDFFIQLESLKTRNLIIDLRDNSGGAAEMANYLFSYLTDKTFYYFDYVGAKYNTVKEWKHFAQYPENIEEINLNETKQKYELNCYTATDAADYWWFEQQQNKPNYYKGKISVLINGGCFSTTGHLLALMREYKIGKFYGEYSQGSNYSNSGGQAFVLPYSKTLVWIPTFQYKMKTPNFQYDPKGIKPDIEIQIKPNDLKTKFDRQMDYVIKIIEENK; translated from the coding sequence ATGAATTTAAAATTATTACTGCCTTTACTATTTTTTATAATTAATTCTGTTTTTGCACAAAACACAAAGACAGAAAATCTATTGTTTGATAAAACATTGAAAAAAGACAGCATCCTTGTTGAATTTTCTGAACTTTATAATTTGACAAATACTATCCATCCAGGACAGTTTATGTTCTGTACAAAAAATGAATTTAACAAAACTTATTTATCATTAAAAAAGAGCATCAAAACAGATTTATCTATTATTGAATATTACAAATTGACAGCAACTTTAATGGCAAAAATTAAAGACGGACATACAGCAGTTGATAGAGCTCAAATTATTTCTTTGCTTAAAGAAAGATTAGTATTTCCATTCAGTATTTATAAGATTAATGACAATTATTATTTAGGTAAAACCACAGATACCAACAAAGATTTTATTGGTTTGCAAGTGTTAAAAATAAATGGAAAAGAGATAAAATCTGTAGTGAAAGAGATTGAAAAATTTATTCACCTTGAAGGCAGAAATGAAACAGGATTGAATACTCGATTCAAAAACTTCCCTTTTTACTATTTTGTTTTAAATCAAACCAACCAATTTGAAATAGAATATTTAGACCAAAATAATCATAAGAAAAAACAAAAATTCAACGGAATAACTTTTGAAACCCATACCCAAAACATTTCTGAAAAAATTGAACCTTTAACAACTGAATTTAGAACTAATAATTTGGCAATTCTAAAATTTCATTCATTTGAAAATGGCTATAATGAAAAAGATAGAAAAATTGCAGAAAAACAATTAGATGATTTTTTTATACAGTTAGAAAGTTTAAAAACTAGAAATTTAATAATTGATTTACGAGATAATAGTGGTGGAGCAGCAGAAATGGCAAACTACCTTTTTTCATACCTGACAGATAAAACATTTTACTATTTTGACTATGTGGGAGCAAAATATAATACGGTAAAAGAATGGAAACACTTTGCTCAATATCCTGAAAATATTGAGGAAATAAATTTGAACGAAACAAAACAAAAATACGAACTGAATTGCTATACAGCAACAGATGCTGCGGATTATTGGTGGTTTGAACAACAGCAGAACAAACCAAATTATTATAAAGGTAAAATAAGTGTTCTAATTAATGGTGGATGTTTTTCAACCACAGGACATTTATTAGCACTAATGAGAGAATATAAAATTGGAAAATTTTACGGTGAATATTCGCAAGGAAGTAATTATAGTAATTCAGGTGGGCAAGCCTTTGTTTTGCCTTATTCAAAAACATTAGTTTGGATACCCACTTTTCAATACAAAATGAAGACACCCAATTTTCAATATGACCCAAAAGGAATAAAACCAGATATTGAAATACAAATAAAACCAAATGACTTAAAAACAAAATTTGACAGACAAATGGATTATGTAATAAAAATAATTGAAGAGAATAAATGA
- a CDS encoding SMI1/KNR4 family protein: MNFENYSIIPNYNTNKTDLFLATEQEIELCEKTLAIEFDDDYKDYVLTFGNGILGGTYIRMYLPKRIMNTLSKWKNRITEYWFWDEGKDILTKHEVLNSVRVGDTFDGDELILYKSYYYILPRHSEKIYKIGKTLDEMITWLCSTGILTEPFVERDFEPFDTVEWGE, translated from the coding sequence ATGAATTTTGAAAATTACAGCATTATACCAAATTATAATACCAATAAAACAGACCTGTTCTTAGCTACAGAACAAGAAATCGAACTATGTGAAAAAACTTTAGCTATAGAATTTGATGACGATTATAAAGATTATGTTTTGACATTTGGTAATGGAATTCTTGGTGGAACCTATATAAGAATGTACTTACCGAAAAGGATTATGAATACATTATCAAAATGGAAAAACAGAATAACGGAGTATTGGTTTTGGGACGAGGGGAAAGACATTTTGACAAAACATGAAGTATTAAATTCAGTACGGGTTGGCGACACATTTGACGGGGATGAACTCATACTTTATAAAAGCTACTATTATATTTTACCAAGACATAGCGAAAAAATTTACAAAATTGGAAAAACATTAGACGAAATGATAACTTGGCTATGTTCGACAGGCATCTTGACAGAACCTTTTGTGGAAAGAGATTTTGAACCATTTGACACAGTAGAATGGGGAGAATAA
- a CDS encoding serine hydrolase domain-containing protein, whose translation MKKITSLLFLILSIICFGQKTVHFADSIRRAYRIPEISYAVIDSKSTLEIAALGKHAVDLPDTATLNDRFHIGSNTKAMTAFIIAKYVENGKLKWTTKFFDLFPEWKPKSKPGYANITLQDLLSHKAGIQPFQGEDDPKIPDFKGTHQEKRKQFGEFVLTLEPVKTDEQHPFIYSNAGYTLATLMAEKVTGKSWEQLVDLVFNKDLKLNVQLSWPENQKQKDTWGHFTEDGKLQPVPSTFDYHLDYTEPSGDINIKLKDYIKFIQLNIQGLEGKNNYLKAKTYTFIHKGIPNYSMGWFNIYENGKELSTHSGTAGTYYSLVHIDRLKNKAYIILTNSFNPDTQQGVRLLMRKLKENYGS comes from the coding sequence ATGAAAAAAATAACCTCCCTCCTGTTCTTAATACTGTCAATTATCTGTTTTGGGCAGAAAACCGTTCATTTTGCGGATTCAATCCGGAGAGCTTATCGCATTCCGGAAATAAGCTACGCAGTCATCGACAGCAAATCTACACTGGAAATTGCGGCATTAGGAAAACACGCTGTTGATCTTCCGGACACGGCAACTTTAAACGACAGATTTCATATCGGTTCCAATACCAAAGCAATGACTGCATTTATCATTGCCAAATATGTTGAAAACGGAAAATTAAAATGGACGACTAAATTTTTCGATTTATTTCCCGAATGGAAGCCGAAAAGCAAACCCGGATACGCCAATATTACCTTACAGGATCTCCTTTCTCATAAAGCAGGAATTCAGCCGTTTCAGGGAGAAGACGATCCCAAAATTCCGGATTTTAAAGGAACGCATCAGGAAAAAAGAAAACAGTTCGGAGAGTTTGTACTGACGTTAGAACCTGTAAAGACAGACGAACAGCATCCGTTTATCTATTCCAATGCAGGATATACTCTGGCAACATTAATGGCAGAAAAAGTAACGGGCAAAAGCTGGGAACAGCTTGTTGATCTGGTCTTCAATAAAGATTTAAAGCTAAACGTACAATTATCATGGCCGGAAAATCAGAAGCAGAAAGACACTTGGGGACATTTTACTGAAGATGGCAAACTACAGCCTGTTCCTTCCACATTTGATTATCATCTGGATTATACAGAACCTTCGGGAGATATCAATATAAAACTGAAAGATTACATCAAATTCATTCAGCTTAATATTCAGGGGCTTGAAGGAAAAAACAATTACCTGAAAGCCAAAACGTATACTTTTATCCACAAAGGAATTCCGAATTATTCGATGGGATGGTTTAACATTTACGAGAACGGAAAGGAGCTTTCTACCCATTCCGGTACAGCAGGAACGTATTACAGCCTTGTTCATATCGACAGATTAAAGAACAAAGCATATATTATTTTAACCAACTCTTTTAATCCCGATACACAACAGGGCGTGAGACTTTTGATGAGAAAGCTGAAAGAAAACTATGGGAGCTAG
- a CDS encoding UvrD-helicase domain-containing protein — protein sequence MKTNLSALNEKQQDAVISEDKRLLVLAGAGSGKTKTLLQKLIYLIEEKNVNPSGILAITFTKNATNEMIDRLIISADESGEYEKQLFDKQKSIADKEKERFLQQKKYTWIDGLTIKTFHSFCYSVLRNYGVNEFDNKFKIIGDEKRDDESELSKHIAPETAFEVMHKLLIDECENTEYLLKLKRYILDYIIDKIHLKQIDPKYIPKDGKYFTTLNGTKVRSKSEQFIADWFYRHSIKFEYEPLLNIKDFTFTPDFYIPNANLYLEHVSNKSYSTKDKEEQFKIGNLLLIRTFESMTKDSALFNHTLDKIVKNRLPSDYHQNISINFKEEFNGYHENVKDFILQILRITDMIKVENICIDKVSENAGKDQHERVRFFYELAIPIVKKYIHYCTNKSYLDFNDLISRTASLFQNHEDIANKYKGKFQYILVDEFQDVNNLQVELIKLLLTDNTQLFCVGDDWQSIYGFRGSNVSYIVEFEKHFANAKTIKLNLNYRSTQNIVGASNEVIKHNKFKVEKDVQASKKSEHKIVVFAGNTEDENLQFCTDKVKELLEDGINNDEILFLYRRSKMFTPYFFRFKNENIRVQSKTIHASKGLEAKVVFIIGLTEGNGGFPDIWLEDRIFQVIKQANHDLLMEEERRLFYVAITRAKEKLFLITQKGNESSFLKEIPTAYTVRTTNKIKQVFDKVILCSTCFSQLEKLHKFCPYCGQKISEQKDEIENNEKE from the coding sequence GTGAAAACAAATTTAAGTGCTTTAAATGAGAAACAGCAAGATGCTGTTATTAGCGAAGATAAGAGACTTTTAGTTCTTGCAGGAGCAGGTTCAGGAAAGACCAAAACACTTTTGCAAAAACTCATTTACTTAATTGAAGAAAAAAATGTGAATCCTTCCGGTATTCTTGCGATTACTTTTACAAAAAACGCAACAAATGAGATGATTGACCGGCTTATCATTTCTGCAGACGAAAGTGGTGAATACGAGAAACAACTTTTTGACAAGCAAAAAAGTATTGCAGACAAAGAAAAAGAAAGATTTTTACAACAGAAGAAATACACCTGGATCGACGGACTTACCATTAAAACTTTTCATAGCTTCTGTTACAGTGTTTTACGTAATTATGGTGTAAATGAGTTTGATAACAAATTCAAAATAATAGGAGACGAAAAGCGCGACGACGAGAGTGAACTTTCAAAACACATTGCTCCCGAAACGGCTTTTGAAGTAATGCATAAATTACTGATAGACGAATGTGAAAACACAGAATACCTGTTAAAGCTAAAACGCTATATTCTGGATTATATCATAGACAAAATCCATTTAAAACAAATAGATCCTAAATATATACCCAAAGACGGGAAATATTTTACTACACTTAACGGAACAAAAGTACGTTCGAAATCAGAACAATTTATTGCAGATTGGTTTTATCGCCACAGCATAAAATTCGAATATGAACCTTTGCTAAACATTAAAGATTTTACTTTTACTCCTGATTTTTATATCCCGAATGCAAATCTTTACCTTGAGCACGTTAGCAATAAAAGTTACTCAACAAAAGATAAAGAAGAACAGTTTAAAATAGGAAATCTTTTGCTAATCAGGACTTTTGAAAGTATGACAAAAGATTCTGCTTTGTTCAATCACACGCTCGACAAAATTGTTAAAAATCGTTTACCATCAGATTATCACCAAAATATTTCCATAAACTTTAAAGAAGAATTTAATGGCTATCATGAAAACGTGAAAGATTTTATTCTACAAATCTTAAGAATTACGGATATGATAAAGGTTGAAAACATCTGCATAGATAAAGTTTCAGAAAACGCTGGGAAAGATCAACACGAACGTGTACGCTTTTTTTATGAGTTGGCAATTCCCATTGTGAAAAAATATATTCATTATTGTACAAACAAATCTTACCTTGACTTTAACGATTTAATTTCACGAACAGCTTCATTGTTTCAAAATCACGAAGATATAGCAAACAAATACAAAGGAAAATTTCAATATATTTTGGTTGATGAGTTTCAAGACGTAAACAATTTACAAGTAGAGCTTATTAAATTATTACTTACCGACAATACCCAGTTATTCTGCGTTGGTGATGATTGGCAGAGTATTTACGGTTTCAGAGGATCAAATGTGAGCTATATTGTAGAATTTGAAAAACACTTTGCAAATGCAAAAACAATAAAACTCAATCTAAATTATCGTAGCACACAAAATATTGTTGGTGCAAGCAACGAAGTTATTAAACACAACAAATTTAAGGTAGAAAAAGACGTTCAGGCATCAAAAAAATCCGAACATAAGATCGTTGTTTTCGCAGGAAATACAGAAGATGAAAATCTGCAATTTTGTACAGATAAAGTAAAAGAGCTGTTAGAAGACGGGATAAACAATGATGAAATTTTATTTCTGTACAGACGAAGTAAGATGTTTACGCCTTATTTTTTCAGATTTAAAAATGAAAATATTCGTGTTCAGAGTAAGACAATACATGCATCCAAAGGACTTGAAGCAAAAGTTGTTTTCATTATTGGTTTAACGGAAGGCAATGGTGGATTTCCGGATATTTGGCTTGAAGACAGGATTTTCCAAGTGATAAAACAAGCAAATCACGATCTGCTTATGGAAGAAGAAAGACGTCTATTTTATGTTGCTATTACCAGAGCCAAAGAAAAGCTTTTTTTAATTACTCAAAAGGGAAATGAATCGAGTTTCTTAAAAGAAATTCCAACTGCATACACAGTTCGAACTACAAACAAAATTAAACAGGTTTTTGATAAGGTAATCCTGTGCAGCACTTGTTTCAGCCAATTAGAAAAACTTCATAAATTTTGTCCATATTGTGGACAAAAAATATCAGAACAAAAAGACGAAATTGAAAACAATGAAAAAGAATAG
- a CDS encoding SymE family type I addiction module toxin, protein MNSRKLKIYSRFQKSSNKLIIVPEIRLRGKWLDEIGFGEGKMVNIQQKKNKIIITVDKL, encoded by the coding sequence ATGAATTCAAGAAAACTTAAAATTTATTCAAGATTTCAGAAAAGCAGCAACAAACTCATTATCGTTCCGGAAATCCGCCTCAGAGGAAAATGGCTTGATGAAATAGGCTTCGGAGAAGGAAAAATGGTGAATATTCAGCAGAAGAAAAACAAAATTATCATTACGGTGGATAAATTATAA
- a CDS encoding helix-turn-helix domain-containing protein, which produces MNESLDEIERFVIKRIKEIRETKGITQEELSLSIGKNIGFISQIEAPSKKAKYNLIHLNLIAIALGCSIKDFFPNEPIKETKYDIKEIKTNKS; this is translated from the coding sequence ATGAATGAATCATTAGACGAAATAGAAAGATTTGTTATAAAACGTATAAAAGAAATACGTGAAACAAAAGGTATTACCCAAGAAGAGTTATCTCTTTCGATTGGTAAGAACATAGGATTCATTTCACAAATTGAAGCACCTTCTAAAAAAGCTAAATATAACTTAATTCATTTAAATTTAATCGCCATTGCATTAGGTTGTTCTATTAAAGATTTCTTTCCCAATGAACCAATTAAAGAGACGAAATACGATATTAAAGAAATTAAAACGAATAAGTCCTGA
- a CDS encoding helix-turn-helix domain-containing protein — protein MYKWEIEELKFQIGKLIQLHRLKRSLSQFQLGNELNLSSNHVGRIERAETNPTIENLVKFCNFLKLICYFYLLS, from the coding sequence ATGTATAAATGGGAGATTGAAGAATTAAAATTCCAAATTGGTAAGCTTATTCAATTGCATAGGTTAAAGAGAAGTCTTTCACAGTTCCAACTTGGAAATGAACTTAATCTATCAAGTAATCATGTTGGTAGAATTGAGCGAGCCGAAACTAATCCAACAATAGAAAACCTTGTTAAATTCTGCAATTTTTTGAAATTGATATGTTATTTTTATTTGCTAAGCTAA
- a CDS encoding helix-turn-helix domain-containing protein gives MDFHKDLQILIGKRISEIRMKNNQTQQDLEFLTGIDSAEVSKYEKGKRNLTLKTMIKFAVALQIHPKELFDFDFDIEKYKIDE, from the coding sequence ATGGATTTTCACAAAGACCTGCAAATTTTGATAGGAAAGCGTATTTCTGAAATTAGAATGAAAAATAACCAAACTCAACAAGATTTGGAATTTTTAACAGGTATTGATTCGGCAGAAGTAAGTAAATATGAAAAAGGAAAAAGAAATCTAACTTTGAAAACTATGATAAAGTTTGCCGTAGCATTACAAATTCATCCAAAAGAATTATTTGATTTTGACTTTGATATAGAAAAGTATAAAATTGATGAGTAA